The genomic interval GCCTCGTTTTTTGATGAGAAAGCCATTCGCCGCGCCGCTGTTCAGTACCGTGTGCCTTGCATTACGACTATGACGGGCGCTAAAGCGACGGTCAGCGCAATTGAATCATTGCAGCGGGAGCAATTGGAGGTCTGCACATTGCAGGAGTATCATCTCCATTCATCGAACCGGTGAACGGCGGGTCGCGCCGGTGGATCGTTTGTTCGTCGCGTGGCGTGCGTGATGCGGCTGTTGCGTAGCTCGGGGCCGCCAACGATGTCGTTCCATGTTGACCCGATCTGAGGCCATGAACGCGACACCTTCCGCTTCAAGCAAATGCCTTTGCAGATCGGCCAGCGCGACCGACCGTTTGCCGATGGATAATTCACCTCGATGATTTACAACGCGAAACCAGGGCACGCCATCAGGGGCAACCGACATCGCCCAGCCAACTGTGCGCGCCGAGACAGGACTTTTGCACATCGCCGCCACATCGCCGTATGACAGCACCCGCCCAGCCGGAATGCGTTTCACAATGCGATAAATCTCTGTGAATGTGCTTGCCATGAGCTTTGCGCTCATTGGTTGGTAGATGATGGTCGGTGGCCAGTCAACAGGCGTTTGATCGTCTCAACGATGAATTCGATTTGTTCGTCGGTCAATTCTGGATAGCAAGGCAATGACAGAACACGTTGTGCGCAGGCTTCAGCGACAGGGAAGTCGCCTTGTTTGTAGCCGAGATATTCATAGGCCGGTTGCACATGCAGTGGCTTCGGATAGTGGATGCCGGCGCTGATGCCCTGTTCATTGAGCCATCGGAACAGCTCATCGCGCCGTGGTGTTTGAATGACGTACAGATGGAAGACGTGTCGTCGCAAGTCTGAAATCGTCGGCGTTGTAACGTCCGGCAGATCGCTCAGGAGTCGGTTGTACTGCTGCGCGATTGCACGACGTCGAGCATTCCACGAATCAAGGTAGGGCAGTTTGACTCGCAAGATAGCTGCCTGTAAGGTGTCGAGCCGATAGTTACGCCCCTCAAACGCGTGGGTATATTTATCGGTGCGACCTTGGTCAACAAACAATCGCATGTAGGAGGCTAAGCGCACGTCGTCAGTGACGACACACCCGGCATCGCCGTAAGCGCCCAAGTTTTTGCCAGGATAGAAACTGAATGTGGCGGCTATGCCGAAGCTGCCAGCCCGTTTCCAGGCGCCATGTTCATCGCGCGCTTCGGCGCCGTGCGCTTGGGCTGCGTCTTCGATGATGTGGAGATTATAGCTGCGTGCTAGTTCGAGCAACGGTTTCATGTCGGCCATCTGTCCGTACAGATGAACCGGCATGATAGCTTTCAGCCGTCGTTGTGACAGGCGGTTGACGAGATATCCGATTCGCTCGTCAAAGTAGTAATCGGCATGAATCCGTTCTCGGACTTTCTCCACGTCGAGGGTGAATGTTTGTTCATCAATATCAACGAAGACAGGCCGCGCCCCCGCATGCGTGATTTCAGCGGTTGTGGCGATGAACGTCATCGGCGTGGTGATGACTTCATCGCCGAGCCCGATTCGGAGCGCAGCCAACGCTGTATGAATTGCTGTTGTCCCTGAACTGGTGCCAACGGCAAACTGAACGCCACAGTATTGAGCAAATTCCTTCTCAAACGCGGCCAGCTCCTCGCCAAGAATAAACGAGCTGGTCTCAATGATCCGCCGGATAGCTGCATCAATCTCCGGTTTAATCGTCTGGTATTGGGCGTTCAGGTTGACCAGGGGAATGGTGGTTGATGGGTTGGGCATGTTCAATGGCTGATTAGACATTAGCCACCTGGCGATTGGTCACGTAGCGATAGAGCGTATCGCGTTGCTGCGGTTCAAAGCCGGCTTCTCTGATCAGTTCGCGAACTTTTAACTCGCTTGGGTAGATGTGCGGAATGCCGGCTGCTGTGACGACATTTTCTTCGATGATGATGCTGCCGAAATCGTCGGCTCCATAGTGCAAGCCTTCCTTGGCTGTTTCATAGCCCATCGTCAGCCACGAGGTTTGTAGGTGAGCAATGTTATCGAGAAACAGACGCGCAACGGCAACCAGTTTCAGATATTCTTCCGCCGTTGCTTTCTTCCAGCCATGTTTGCCCAATTCAGTGTTATCTGGCTGATAGGTCCACACGATGAATGCTGTGAATCCGCCTGTTTCGTCTTGCAGGTCGCGAATCCGTTGCAGATGAATGACGCGCTGCCGCAGCGTTTCACCAAAACCGATCACCATCGTAGCAGTTGTTGGCAGACCTTCTTCATGAGCGATGCGCATAGTTCCCAGCCATTCTTCTGAGGTGCAACGCCGGTTGATGCTCATGCGGACATCGTCATCTAGAATTTCGCCGCCACCGCCGGGAATTGAATCGAGCCCAGCCGCCTTGAGTCGCCGTATGACCTCACGCACGGACAGTTTCGAGACCTTGGCGATGTGGACGATTTCAGTTGGCGAGAAGCAGTGCAGGTGAATCTGATACCGCGCTTTGATCGAGCGGAGCAAGTCTTCGTACCATTCAATTTTCAAGTATGGATTCAAGCCGCCCTGCATCAGGATGCCTGTGCCGCCCAGGGCCAGGACTTCTTCAATTTTCTGAAAGATAGCCTCTTTTGGCAGGACGTATGCGTCATCGGCTCCAGGCAAGCGATAGAACGCGCAGAAGCTACAGAAGGCGACGCACACGTTGGTGTAGCTGACGTTGCGGTCAATGATGTAGGTGACGATGTTTGTTGGATGCCATCGCAGCCGCATTGCGTGAGCTGCTTGCCGCAGTGCGGGCATATCGTCTGAAGCGAGCAACGTCACAGCTTCTTCCGCTGTCATGCGCTGTCCGCTCAGCACACGCTGCAAAATCGGTTGGATTGACTCCCGATGCCCGGTTTGATCCATAGAAAATTGTTTCTCCTTCGAAGATAACCATTTTCATGGTTCGTGGTGAGCGCAAAGCTCATGGGCGATTCCTGACTTTATCTTGGCCAAAGCGGCGTCGCGCCCTGCGGGCTTGCCGCCGCACTCCAAAACGCATTCTTATATGCTCCTGACTTTACCTTGGAGTGCGCCGGCAGAGCGAAGCGGCGACGGCGCTTTCCCCTCTGAAAAAGTGGCACAGGCGTTCCCGCCTGTGGTGTTTTTCATCGTTTCTCTCGTGTCGTCCAGACAACATGAACAACTCCTCTGAAAATCGCCCACGAAACACACGAACCTCACGAAAGAATTCTATTTTCATCGTTCGTGATGAGCGCAAAGCTCATGGGCGGTTCCTGTGAAAAGGCAGGCGCAGATTCACTGATGAACAGGTTTTCACACTCACCGAATCTGTGCTTGTTTTTCATTGTTTCTCCCGCGTCGCCACCAGCGACATAAACGATTCCTTAACGATTGGCAATTGAACCACAGGCTACCGGCATCGTCAATCGGTCTTCTGATAAAAGTTGGCAAAAGGGAGCGGTGCTCTCGTTGGTGCTTGCAGCCATCGCTTTGCTCTCTGCCAATTGATCGCGGTCATAGCGCCTCTATTGAGAAGGTTGGTCGGTCAGTTGATCTGAGCCTGTGTCGGGCTGCTCAGGTGGCTGTGGAGCTGGCGCCGTTTTGTTATCGGTGGCGCGATCAACGTCCTCTTGCCCTCGCCCGGCTAACGCGGCTGATGCGACCTTATCGCCTTCCTCCAGCGTGATCACACGGACGCCTTGCGCATTACGTCCTGTTTCGCGAATGTCTGCTGCTTCCAATCGAAGCGCTTTCCCCTGATGAGACATCAGCATGACTTCATCGTCGGTTTTCACCGGCATGACAGCCACGACATGACCGGTCTTCTCAGTGACTTTCACATTGATGACGCCTTTGCCGCCACGCGATTGCACCCGGTATTCCGACAGCGCCGTCTGCTTGCCATAACCGCGCTCCGTGATGGACAGCATTTGTTCATCACCGGTGACGGCGCACACGCTGACGACGTAGTCGCCCGGACTTAACGCGATGCCGCGAACGCCACGCGCCTGCCGGCCCATCGCGCGAACATCCGATTCGTCAAAGCAGATGGCCTGTCCGTCATGCGTCGCAAGAAATATCTTCATCGTCCCGTCGGTCAATTCCGCGCTGATCAGCTCGTCGTCTGATTCCACACTGGCGGCAATCAAGCCGCTGGCTCGCAAGTTATCGAATTCGGAAAGCCGGGTCTTTTTGATTATGCCCTTTCGGCTGACCATGACCACGTAGCGGTCTTCCGGAAAGTCACGCACAGCAATGACGCCGGCTACTTTCTCGTTACTCGAGAAGTGGGCCAGGCTGGCAATCGCTCTGCCACGGCTGGCCGCTTGCGCTTCGGGAATTTCGTGAACCTTCAGATTGTAAACCTTGCCTTGATTGGTGAAGATCATGATATAGCTATGAGTGGTGGCAACGAAGACATGGGTGACAAAATCTTCGCCACGAAGGCTGATGCCGGAGCGCCCCTTGCCGCCCCGTGTCTGACTGCGGAAGATGGCCAGCGGCGTGCGCTTGATGAAACCGGCGTGAGTAACCGTAATGACCACTTCTTCATCAGGAATCAAATCTTCCAGTGCGAACTCGACCTCTTCATCAACAATCTGGGTGCGTCGCGCGTCGGCGAACTCTTTACGAACGGCTTGAAGCTCCTCAACGATAACGTTACGCAGCACCATCTCATTCGCCAGGATTTCTTTCAGCTCAGCGATTTTTTTAATGATCTCCTGATATTCATCAACCAGTTTTTGTCGTTCGAGGCCGGTGAGCCGTTGCAATTGCATGTCGAGGATTGCCTGGGCCTGCTTCTCGCTGAATTGGAACTTCTCCATCAGGCCTGAGCGCGCCTGGGCTGTTGATTTGGCGGCGCGAATCAACCCGATAACGGCGTCAATCTGGTCGATCGCCCGTTTGAGACCTTCCAGGATGTGGGCTCTGGCTTCTGCTTTATTCAGCTCAAAGACCGTGCGCCGACGAACGACCTCCCGCCGGAATGAGATAAACTCCTCCAACGTCTGCTTCAGGTTCAGCACCTGCGGTTGGCCATTGACGATGGATAAGTTGATCACGCCAAAGCTGGATTGCATGGGCGTGAGCTTGTAGAGGTTGTTCAGCACGATTTGCGGGATAGCATCACGTTTCAATTCGATGACAATCCGCATGCCTTCACGGTCGGATTCATCGCGTAGGTCGGCAATGCCGTCCAGCTTGCGCTCATTGACCAATTCAGCGATTTTTTCCACCAGTTTGGCTTTGATCACCTGATAGGGAATTTCCGTCACAACGATGGCATCCCGTTCGTGCGCGCCTCGTCCCACTTTATCAATGGCCGCCCTAGCCCGCATGATGATTGTCCCACGACCGGTGTGGTAGGCCTGTCGAATGCCGGCCCGACCGTAGATGAATCCACCGGTGGGGAAGTCAGGCCCGGGCACAAATTTCATTAAGGTTTTAATGTCTGCGTCGGGATGCTCAATCAGGTAGATGGTCGCGTCAATGATCTCGCCTAAGTTATGCGGCGGGATGTTAGTGGCCATGCCCACGGCGATGCCTGACGCGCCATTAACCAGCAGGTTCGGAAAACGGACCGGCAAGACGACCGGTTCTTGCAGCGATTCATCGTAATTCGGCTGGAAGTCAACCGTCTCTTTTTCGATGTCGGCCAGAATCTGCGTGGCCAGCCGACCCATGCGGACTTCGGTGTAGCGCATGGCGGCAGGTTCGTCAGCATCAATGCTTCCCCAGTTGCCTTGTCCATCCAGTATCGGATAGCGCAGGGAAAAGGGCTGAACCAACCGAACCATCGCTTCATAGACCGCTGAGTCGCCGTGGGGATGGTATTTGCCGATGACGTCGCCAACGACGCGCGCACTTTTCTTGTGTGGTTTGTTATGCGTGTTGCCCAGCTCATGCATAGCCCAGAGAATGCGACGGTGGACCGGCTTGAATCCATCGCGCACGTCGGGCAGCGCGCGGCCAATGATGACCGACATGGCGTAGTCCAGATAACTGCGCCGCATCTCTTCGTCCAGCGCTACTTGTATGAATTTTTTCGCTTCCATGACTTCAGTCTTTCCTTGTCGTGCTTGCCGACGATGAGGTATTCATCGTGTTGTGGCGGTTGATCTGCAAGCGGCATTATAGCCTGAACATTTTTCCAGAGGCAATTTGATAGCGGGTGTGAAATGCCTTGTATCCGTTTTTCCTCGCGGGGATTCACTGCTACAATAAATTTTCTCAATTTTCTGGGAACAGATCGGTGCGATCCGGTGTCTCAGTAATTCGGGTCAAAGAAGACGTTGAGAAGAGCGTAGGTGAACGAGCCGAGTTCGTCAAATAGGAGCCGCATGATGTCGGCAGTGGTTGTTGACCAGGTTTATTCCAGCGCGTCGGTCCAGGTGGCGGGCCACGAGATAGAAGCGCAGTGGATCGAGCGGATTCGACGTGGCGAT from Blastocatellia bacterium carries:
- a CDS encoding DegT/DnrJ/EryC1/StrS family aminotransferase — its product is MPNPSTTIPLVNLNAQYQTIKPEIDAAIRRIIETSSFILGEELAAFEKEFAQYCGVQFAVGTSSGTTAIHTALAALRIGLGDEVITTPMTFIATTAEITHAGARPVFVDIDEQTFTLDVEKVRERIHADYYFDERIGYLVNRLSQRRLKAIMPVHLYGQMADMKPLLELARSYNLHIIEDAAQAHGAEARDEHGAWKRAGSFGIAATFSFYPGKNLGAYGDAGCVVTDDVRLASYMRLFVDQGRTDKYTHAFEGRNYRLDTLQAAILRVKLPYLDSWNARRRAIAQQYNRLLSDLPDVTTPTISDLRRHVFHLYVIQTPRRDELFRWLNEQGISAGIHYPKPLHVQPAYEYLGYKQGDFPVAEACAQRVLSLPCYPELTDEQIEFIVETIKRLLTGHRPSSTNQ
- the gyrA gene encoding DNA gyrase subunit A, with translation MEAKKFIQVALDEEMRRSYLDYAMSVIIGRALPDVRDGFKPVHRRILWAMHELGNTHNKPHKKSARVVGDVIGKYHPHGDSAVYEAMVRLVQPFSLRYPILDGQGNWGSIDADEPAAMRYTEVRMGRLATQILADIEKETVDFQPNYDESLQEPVVLPVRFPNLLVNGASGIAVGMATNIPPHNLGEIIDATIYLIEHPDADIKTLMKFVPGPDFPTGGFIYGRAGIRQAYHTGRGTIIMRARAAIDKVGRGAHERDAIVVTEIPYQVIKAKLVEKIAELVNERKLDGIADLRDESDREGMRIVIELKRDAIPQIVLNNLYKLTPMQSSFGVINLSIVNGQPQVLNLKQTLEEFISFRREVVRRRTVFELNKAEARAHILEGLKRAIDQIDAVIGLIRAAKSTAQARSGLMEKFQFSEKQAQAILDMQLQRLTGLERQKLVDEYQEIIKKIAELKEILANEMVLRNVIVEELQAVRKEFADARRTQIVDEEVEFALEDLIPDEEVVITVTHAGFIKRTPLAIFRSQTRGGKGRSGISLRGEDFVTHVFVATTHSYIMIFTNQGKVYNLKVHEIPEAQAASRGRAIASLAHFSSNEKVAGVIAVRDFPEDRYVVMVSRKGIIKKTRLSEFDNLRASGLIAASVESDDELISAELTDGTMKIFLATHDGQAICFDESDVRAMGRQARGVRGIALSPGDYVVSVCAVTGDEQMLSITERGYGKQTALSEYRVQSRGGKGVINVKVTEKTGHVVAVMPVKTDDEVMLMSHQGKALRLEAADIRETGRNAQGVRVITLEEGDKVASAALAGRGQEDVDRATDNKTAPAPQPPEQPDTGSDQLTDQPSQ
- the mqnC gene encoding dehypoxanthine futalosine cyclase, giving the protein MDQTGHRESIQPILQRVLSGQRMTAEEAVTLLASDDMPALRQAAHAMRLRWHPTNIVTYIIDRNVSYTNVCVAFCSFCAFYRLPGADDAYVLPKEAIFQKIEEVLALGGTGILMQGGLNPYLKIEWYEDLLRSIKARYQIHLHCFSPTEIVHIAKVSKLSVREVIRRLKAAGLDSIPGGGGEILDDDVRMSINRRCTSEEWLGTMRIAHEEGLPTTATMVIGFGETLRQRVIHLQRIRDLQDETGGFTAFIVWTYQPDNTELGKHGWKKATAEEYLKLVAVARLFLDNIAHLQTSWLTMGYETAKEGLHYGADDFGSIIIEENVVTAAGIPHIYPSELKVRELIREAGFEPQQRDTLYRYVTNRQVANV
- a CDS encoding MGMT family protein; translation: MASTFTEIYRIVKRIPAGRVLSYGDVAAMCKSPVSARTVGWAMSVAPDGVPWFRVVNHRGELSIGKRSVALADLQRHLLEAEGVAFMASDRVNMERHRWRPRATQQPHHARHATNKRSTGATRRSPVR